The window ATGCATGTGTTTGTTTGTGAGTGACATGATTAATGTAGAAATTtatgcgtgagaatttaagttgtattttgtttttggtatgtttatagaaatattttgtattttaacacaataatattgAGTAGTTACTGACAGTAATTTTCATAGCAACACATTAATGTGTGAAGCATTTATTTATGGTCATGGGTAACTACAGAAACTATTCAGTGAGCTTCAAGCTAAACGTAATTGTCTTTGCTGAACAGCACAGAAACTGAGCTGCGGAAAGAAAATTTTCAGAGTGgtaagttggtgcgtgactggtaGAAATTAAAAGACAAGCGAACCTTTGTGCAATATATTGAGTGTTGGTTGCAAGTGGAGGGCAGGGAAATTGCCTTCATGATATTTGCCTGTACTACCTACAGTACACTGCTCTTGTATCTAGAAGACAGTGCTAATAGCATGGTGACATATAGTGGCTCTGGAGACGAAAACAAATTGAAGGATGTagctgaaaattattattattattattattattattattattattattattattattattattattatattgtgcaTATGTTATTAGATTCAGAAGACAGTGATATCAATAGTGACATTCATTTTAGTGATGCAAGTGATGGCAATGATGCAGAAGATGGTGCAGGTAGACATTCAAACAGAATGAGCATTTGGAATAGCGCAAAAGTTTCTTATTTACCGCCAATGCTGGACTGCATGTACAATTTGAGGATAGCTCTGAACCTATAGATATTTTTGAACATCTGAGTGTGGTGCTAACGTGAAGGCCAATACAGAACAAAGAGgaggtaaaagaagaagaatattttcaagcTTTTCTTTTCTGAAGAACCGGCAcaattgagtgtgtgtgtgtgtgtaagagagagagagagagagagagagagagagtgtgttgtttgactttttttaatgtttcatgttAACTTTGtgctagtgaaaaaaaaaaaaagtttatactTGAGGAGGGCAAAATTACCAAAATAAATTACTCAACAGGTGAAAAATAAATACTTGGTTAAAAGGTTAGTACAGAACTGACAAAAATACTCTGaagaaaattttaacaaaactgAAAAATTTCAAGAATTGTAAAATGTAAGGAAATCTGTGAGTTTATGCATGTTTGACTTATTTGATAGGAATCAGTCCAGGGATGGTCCAAAATTTGACACTTCATATAATGTGTATCATTTATACCTTTAATAAATAAAGACTAGTTTCGATTCTCTtgaaatcatcatcagttcaaataAATACATAGATCAGTAAGGTATTAGGAATAACACACATTTTACATAAAATTTGCCTTAAAAATATGCTTAAAATGGTTAACATGAGCTGTATGTCATAAAAACACGTTGACTTGCTTAGAGCCAAAGTCACAAATAATTGAGCATGTATGCACAATTTTATGCagagttaaaaaaatatatatgtaaaagCTTGTGGTTGAGGATCTTATAAAGTTCCTGTCATGCTGTAGATGTAACCACAGATTTAAAAACGTATGTTAAACATATGAAAACTTGATCATGTTCATTTATTCTTAGTCGAACCGTCAAATAGGTTAAAAAACATGTTAGAATTGACACGTTAAATGTGGTGAAAATCTTGTAAGAGTGCTAATGTTAAGGCAGTCAGAGGTTCTAGAATTGGGGTGTGCCCAGCTGTTACTTATTTATGAATTATTTACAAGGTTGCCGAggagttgggggaacatccttcgttgCTTGTAGTGGCAagtgacattgatgatgatgatgatgatgttaaaagTTATATGATGGTACGGACTTGCCAGACACGCAGAGATGGATGAGCCAGTGCACCTCCAGCTTTCCTAGCAGCAGGATTACGAGAGCGAGGAGTAAGAGAACATCCACCTTTTTGCAACTACATTGTTTCATACAACCACGGCCGTACCCTCatataatttttaacatcaatagtGTCACTTTCAAATTATAGCAGCCACTACAAGGaacgaaggatgttcccccaacaCCTCGGCAACCTTCTACATAATTCATAAATGTGTTATTCCTAATACCTTTCTGATTTATGtatttgaactgatgatgattccaagagaaTCAAAATTAGTATTCATTTATTAAAGGTATAAATGATGCACATTATATAAAGTGAATGGTGGAATATCCTTTAACCGATTTCTATCATACATAAATGCATGTTGTAAAACATGTTTTAGTGTTTTCTGTAGCCAAATATCTAATTTTTGTAAAACGTAAATAAATGTTAGATAATCAAAACAAATTAAGATTTTTTATATAAGAAATTAAAGTGTTCCACCTTTTCTAGCTGGTCAGTGTATTTACCTACAAAGAAATGAAGAGTATGAATTCCTTGCATATATTCACCAACAGAATAAACACAAACAGACAGTATCTTACCGAAGGACATACAACAAACAATAACACAATGTACATATCTATCACATTATTGCTTATTAGTAGGTTTCCTTCCCATTGTACTTTTATAGCTCAATTAAGTTACCTGTTTTTGGCATTGGTTTAATCATCACTTGCCAAATTATTTCTTTCTgcttatattgtttgtatattttttaatcaAAATTTTACAAGATGAGTGTGAAATGCTATCATTTAGCTTGTGAATGCTTAACAACTTGCTAAGAAACACAACAATATTTTGTATACATTCCAGAAACATGCCAAACATAGTGGCCATCACAGCTGCTGGAGTGCTCATACAGAGACTACAGGATTATACAGCTGTACTTGTCATAAAATTTGGCAAGATTTTGAGACCATATTACTCATTTCTGATCAGAATGACTGCTTAGAGAGGAGCGATGAAATGAAGCTATTCTTAAATAGCATAATTTCTTAGATGATTGGGCAAAGGATCAAGGATCAATAAATTTTACCATTATATTCAAGTACCTGCCATTATCtctaattaaaaattattttcaccaTAACATTCAAATTACAATGCAACAATGATAACAAaatgaatatgaaaaaaaaaaaaaagtaatatttccATTCAATAATTCAATCCTAATTCTGAAATATGATAAGATCAGATTGGAACAAAAAGAACACACTGAATACAAGACTTTAATGTACGACAGGTACTAAAATATATTACAGTAATCAAAATTCAAatagatatattttattttctgaataAAGGTTGTAAATCTATAAATTAATTTCAACATATATAATAAAACTCTGCTATACTAAACTGTAACACTATATAAAAAACAAGTGTaaagtaaaaacaaaataattataatCTGCAGTAGACTAGAAAAAGCTGTAACACGTCAGTAGATATGTGGAATGTATAAGAATTATTCTAtctcacaaattaattttatactTTATGTACATAAAATGTCAACAACTCAATAAAGATACATCTCAAAAACAACTCAACCATAATATAGCTCTAGGACTTAAAACCTACAACACAAGTGCTTTAACAAAGTATCATGATTTCTATACATAATAAcaaagcactaaataacacttaatGTTAGTTTTAGTCTTGACTTATATGCAGCCATGCTTTCGTTAAAACCCTACAaaaaagattctaaataacaattaaaaaacccaTTGAAATTCAAAAAATACTCGAGAACATATAACACTTACATCTAATCAGTCACAGTCTTTAACAAAATTTCCTATGACTGTATAAATATGACAAATAACAGGCACATTTGGGAGGCATTTTCAATAACAACTAATTCCGTTTAAACACAGTAGGTTCGACACCATCTGCAACTGGATCTACAAGTATATCAGGAGGGGCGTTAGGAAAGAGATCTTCCAAGAAGTTCTTTTTCCTCTTAGAAAGTTGCTGAGAAGTAAATGGCTTACTGTGTGTTGAAGAATCCCTTACAGAACCCACAAATAGGCTGGAAGGAATGGTAGGGTGTTTATTAACTAATGGCTCCATGTTGTCATCTATAGATTTCATTACATCTAATAAGGATTTCTTTTTAGATTCATCAATAGTTTTACTTTTTGGCCGTTCCATGGCAGATGTATCCAGAAGATGTTTTTCTACTTCAGATTTGACTCTCGAAGAGTGTGATTTCATTCTTTGCTCTAATTCTTCCCAAGTGATTTCTTGTGATCGTTGTGGGGTATCATCTACTGGAGCAGAACCCTTGGCCACATTCTCAACAGAACTTCTTCGACTACCAATATTCACATCTTTGTGATTATCTAAAGTGAGAGAATTTTTCTGGATTATACACTGAGGTTCAAAACTCCCTGTCAAGCTATCTTTTTTACTTTGTTTTGCTAAAATGTCAGACTCTTCAACTTTGTCTTCTTTGGTGGAACTGTCAAGAACAATATCTTTCTTCTGACCTGAGGGTAAACTATCTTCACCTGTATCATTCCGATCAACAAACTTGGCttgatattttaatgttttctcatttATATTCATATCAGATGCTAAAGAAGATAGAAACTCAAGATTATTCCCTTTCTTCTTTTCATCTTCAAGACTACTTTGCAACCCTCTCctactttcatctacattttgaATACTAAAATTACCTGTTGCTGCTGGTATAGAACTACTACTACATTCTATGGTGGTTCTTATGGACCTGTCAGTTTCAGGATGGAAAGGAACCTCCTTGTTTGGTTTGAAGATCATATCAATCTCTAATTTGGGCTGATCTAGAGAGAGAGATCTGCTGGAAAGACCATTAGCAGATTCAGTATAAGTAGTTTCCTGTACAGCATTTGCATTCTTCTGATAATGATTACTAAATTGAAGTCGTTTGGCTTGATAATCCAGAGACATTGATACATTGGATGGATTACTTTCTCCCATTTCCTTTCCAATTTCTAAGCTTGACATTTGTGATGTGTTAGTATGAGGATCCTTCAAAGAGAAAAGGGAAAAAAATATGTAATACTGACAAGAAAATATTAATGAGGAATATTATATACCGTAA is drawn from Anabrus simplex isolate iqAnaSimp1 chromosome 1, ASM4041472v1, whole genome shotgun sequence and contains these coding sequences:
- the LOC136862692 gene encoding putative leucine-rich repeat-containing protein DDB_G0290503 isoform X3; amino-acid sequence: MSRLIPLQSKGSMSASAQKIMSARMLRVKQLQNELSEAQLQLSELAAENRALRTLQKRQEVLLKRYESKQAALPQIMHSYEEEVRILSSRLKQARAQIRTLEERLRTRDNELSSLKDKCHHLEELSQSKHLRQREQLQQRLELLQDQLHEKEKTVQLLTRKVMLEGKNYKHQLAVEATRHRTVRNELANALEKISELEIQLKKKDKFLASSLPRPVSLLSLQTPTRFRGFQSQTRTEIVQINHSNHVLEEEDNVDEDEDGEEIDQRHEDDQQQDYSESSYTDPHTNTSQMSSLEIGKEMGESNPSNVSMSLDYQAKRLQFSNHYQKNANAVQETTYTESANGLSSRSLSLDQPKLEIDMIFKPNKEVPFHPETDRSIRTTIECSSSSIPAATGNFSIQNVDESRRGLQSSLEDEKKKGNNLEFLSSLASDMNINEKTLKYQAKFVDRNDTGEDSLPSGQKKDIVLDSSTKEDKVEESDILAKQSKKDSLTGSFEPQCIIQKNSLTLDNHKDVNIGSRRSSVENVAKGSAPVDDTPQRSQEITWEELEQRMKSHSSRVKSEVEKHLLDTSAMERPKSKTIDESKKKSLLDVMKSIDDNMEPLVNKHPTIPSSLFVGSVRDSSTHSKPFTSQQLSKRKKNFLEDLFPNAPPDILVDPVADGVEPTVFKRN
- the LOC136862692 gene encoding putative leucine-rich repeat-containing protein DDB_G0290503 isoform X2, whose translation is MAYCFVIRNNSDETFCSDSSNGVRSKCRSATNILHKRRVLHPLLGSSSPYHSSNSMSRLIPLQSKGSMSASAQKIMSARMLRVKQLQNELSEAQLQLSELAAENRALRTLQKRQEVLLKRYESKQAALPQIMHSYEEEVRILSSRLKQARAQIRTLEERLRTRDNELSSLKDKCHHLEELSQSKHLRQREQLQQRLELLQDQLHEKEKTVQLLTRKVMLEGKNYKHQLAVEATRHRTVRNELANALEKISELEIQLKKKDKFLASSLPRPVSLLSLQTPTRFRGFQSQTRTEIVQINHSNHVLEEEDNVDEDEDGEEIDQRHEDDQQQDYSESSYTDPHTNTSQMSSLEIGKEMGESNPSNVSMSLDYQAKRLQFSNHYQKNANAVQETTYTESANGLSSRSLSLDQPKLEIDMIFKPNKEVPFHPETDRSIRTTIECSSSSIPAATGNFSIQNVDESRRGLQSSLEDEKKKGNNLEFLSSLASDMNINEKTLKYQAKFVDRNDTGEDSLPSGQKKDIVLDSSTKEDKVEESDILAKQSKKDSLTGSFEPQCIIQKNSLTLDNHKDVNIGSRRSSVENVAKGSAPVDDTPQRSQEITWEELEQRMKSHSSRVKSEVEKHLLDTSAMERPKSKTIDESKKKSLLDVMKSIDDNMEPLVNKHPTIPSSLFVGSVRDSSTHSKPFTSQQLSKRKKNFLEDLFPNAPPDILVDPVADGVEPTVFKRN
- the LOC136862692 gene encoding putative leucine-rich repeat-containing protein DDB_G0290503 isoform X1, translated to MITIEMEGGTATVTFVSLDEEKPGYERNNSDETFCSDSSNGVRSKCRSATNILHKRRVLHPLLGSSSPYHSSNSMSRLIPLQSKGSMSASAQKIMSARMLRVKQLQNELSEAQLQLSELAAENRALRTLQKRQEVLLKRYESKQAALPQIMHSYEEEVRILSSRLKQARAQIRTLEERLRTRDNELSSLKDKCHHLEELSQSKHLRQREQLQQRLELLQDQLHEKEKTVQLLTRKVMLEGKNYKHQLAVEATRHRTVRNELANALEKISELEIQLKKKDKFLASSLPRPVSLLSLQTPTRFRGFQSQTRTEIVQINHSNHVLEEEDNVDEDEDGEEIDQRHEDDQQQDYSESSYTDPHTNTSQMSSLEIGKEMGESNPSNVSMSLDYQAKRLQFSNHYQKNANAVQETTYTESANGLSSRSLSLDQPKLEIDMIFKPNKEVPFHPETDRSIRTTIECSSSSIPAATGNFSIQNVDESRRGLQSSLEDEKKKGNNLEFLSSLASDMNINEKTLKYQAKFVDRNDTGEDSLPSGQKKDIVLDSSTKEDKVEESDILAKQSKKDSLTGSFEPQCIIQKNSLTLDNHKDVNIGSRRSSVENVAKGSAPVDDTPQRSQEITWEELEQRMKSHSSRVKSEVEKHLLDTSAMERPKSKTIDESKKKSLLDVMKSIDDNMEPLVNKHPTIPSSLFVGSVRDSSTHSKPFTSQQLSKRKKNFLEDLFPNAPPDILVDPVADGVEPTVFKRN